The sequence below is a genomic window from Dermacentor andersoni chromosome 6, qqDerAnde1_hic_scaffold, whole genome shotgun sequence.
TTCGGCAAACGGTTTAAGCGCTGTCTCGATTTTGGTCTTCTCCGCCGGAGATCCTGTGAAAGACTTCAGAACCGTGAGAATACCACCACCAGTCTCGGAGACCGCAGAGATATTGGCGGTAAACAGATTTGACTGTGCTTCTCGTGGCTTAGTCATGAACTTGAGTGGATGTGCATGCATGCCGTACTGGTAGGTGCCTTTAGAGAGATCGAGAACGATTCCTGCTTTGGCTATGAAGTTACGGCCCAAAATCACAGGGCAGGAAAGTCCGGGAAGGTGTAGGAAGCGTTGCCGGAATTTTTTATCATTGATGGTAACCGTTAACCGGGCTGCTGACGTAGCGGACGCAACGTGAGCGGATGCCATGCGAAGGGTCGTGTTTACACTTCGTAACTGTAGACGTTTCGTCTCGCAGGCACTTTTGACTCGATCGCCGAAAACAGAAACAGCAGAGCCGGTGTCTAAAATAGCaggtacttctatgccggccatTTTAACCGCCACCAATGGTGTTTTCTCAAGGTGGGCGTCAAGAAGACTGAACGTGGACGGCAAAGCCCTCACCATTTGTCCGAGATCCTGGGCGGCAAAGGTGCGGTGAATGAATGGGTCTAGCGCCCTTGGGGGCGGTACCATATTCCCCGGGCTTGCAATCTAAGAACCGTGCACGCGCAAGACGGCTCGAGGGCGGCTTGAGGCGGGGGTGGAGGCTGGTAAGTGAGCTCTGCCAACATCGCCGCCTGAATATCGGACGCCGCTTTAGCGAGATCGTCAAGCGAAGAGAAAGTACGGCCCCTTAGATAAGCCTGAAAGCGTGGGTGAGATGGTCGGATTGCCCGGGTGGCTCTTTCCGTTTCTGGTGCTGAAGGATCTGCGCGCTCGTAAAGCTCCTGAAAGGACCGTATGTATTCTTGGAGGCTTTCCTCCTCCGCCTGACTACGGGCGCGAAGCTCGTCTTTCATGCGGACGACGTAGTCTGGGGGGAGGAATTCTGCTCGCAGTAGCTGCTCAAAGTGCGTCCAACTTTGGAATGACTGGCGACGACGCCAGCGGGCGGCGGACCCAGTCAGGGCAACGGGCAAAACGCGCT
It includes:
- the LOC126524726 gene encoding uncharacterized protein, translating into MPDKKGQAAPGQDMSSIIAQLTALLEHQTNQAASFRLQLAVPTYEGHTDKKSVADFLLEMQDYRDAQAITYDVLLQRVLPVALTGSAARWRRRQSFQSWTHFEQLLRAEFLPPDYVVRMKDELRARSQAEEESLQEYIRSFQELYERADPSAPETERATRAIRPSHPRFQAYLRGRTFSSLDDLAKAASDIQAAMLAELTYQPPPPPQAALEPSCACTVLRLQARGIWYRPQGR